Genomic window (Arthrobacter sp. StoSoilA2):
GATTCAACGCCGCCCCGGGCACTGCAGCCCCCACCCCCGCCCGCCGATCAAGGTGCACTCTTTGACGACTTCACCCCGACGTCCAAAAGTCCGGGGCTGGCTGAACTGCGGGAACAGTTTGCTGCGCAACAGCACGCGATCGCCCAGGTCCCCGCAGACGACCAACGAAAGCAACGCCTGCAATTGCTGCTCGCGGCCGAGTCCGCCTGTGCAATCGTTGCGGTGGAAATGCAGCACGCCGGTGTTCCATGGCGGGAAGAGGTGCACGAGCAAATCCTTGCCGACGTCCTGGGGCCTCGTCCGCCACTTGGCCACAGGCCCCCGGCACTTGAGATGCTGTGCAACGAGCTACGGGAGATCCTCACATCACCAGGGCTGAACCCGGACTCCCCTCAGGACCTTATGCGGGCCCTTCATCGGAACGGAATCGAAGTCAAAAGCACCCGGCAATGGGAGCTTCAGGAGTCCAAACATCCTGCGATCCAGCCTCTGCTTGCGTACAAGAAGCTCTCCCGCCTGCACACCGCGAATGGTTGGGCCTGGCTGGATGCCTGGGTCCAGGATGGCCGGTTCCATCCCGAGTACGTGGTGGGAGGCGTGGTGTCCGGAAGATGGGCCTCACGCGGCGGAGGTGCCTTGCAGATTCCCCGAAATATCCGGGCCGCAGTCCGTGCGGACCCTGGCCACAAGCTCATCGTCGCCGATGCCTCCCAACTGGAACCCCGCGTCCTTGTAGCGCTCGCCCAGGACACAAAAATGGCCGAGGCCGCACGCGACAAGGACCTTTACGCAGGCATAGCAGCACAAGGGTTCGGCGGGGATCGGTCCAAGGCGAAGGTTGCGCTCCTCGGCGCCATTTACGGCGCCACCACCGGTGAATCGGGCAGGCTCATGCCGCAACTGGCACGGACGTATCCGCGAGCGGTGGGCTTTGTGGAGCAAGCAGCCAGGGAAGGCGAGGCAGGCAGGACCGTCACCACTCGTTTGGGACGAAGCAGCCCACCCCCGTCCCAGGGCTGGTTGCGGAGCCAACAGTCCACCACGGCCGAGGAGCAGCGGCGGGCCGACAACCTGGCGCGCTCTCGTGGCCGCTTCACGCGAAACTTCGTGGTCCAGGGTTCGGCCGCGGAATGGGCTTCCTGCTGGTTGGCGGAATTACGACGACGGCTGCGGGCCTTGGATGCCGAAGGCTTACCCTCAGGGGAACTCGTCTTCTTCCTCCACGACGAAGTAATGGTCCATGCCCAGGAAGAAGCCGTAGAAGCCTGTATCCAGGCGATCGAGGAGTCCGCAAACGCAGCGAAAGAGCTGATGTTCGGCCGGATTCCGGTCGAATTCCCGGTGAGTGTCGCCGTCGTCGATTCTTACGACAAAGCGAAGTAGGCGCCCGCTTGTCCGCCCCGGCTGTCCGGGGGAAACTGGCCACGTGGGTTCGGACGTGCGTGATTCCGTGGATTCGTACATCGCTTTACAACTTGCTGAGCTGGAGGGCTGCTTGCCGTTGGTTGGCGCTGCTGACCAGGAGGCGGTCCACGGTGCCCGGCTGGCCCTTCGGCGGCTCCGTTCTGTCCTTTCCTGCTACAAATCCGTTCTCCCTGACGTCCCTGAGGCCACGGGCCGGGACGTCCGGTGGCTGGCTCGCTCGCTCGGCGAAGCCCGCGACGCATACGTTCTGTCCCAGCGTACGGCGCTATGGC
Coding sequences:
- a CDS encoding bifunctional 3'-5' exonuclease/DNA polymerase, with translation MYLLLAAHPDGAAIQRVSPTGKATTDPRVVTRGELPGVVSELESQRPRWVWHRAQDFYPELLRNGVKLERCHDLVLCGAILAHSSFTAHTDYAKNAEKLTQDDDSTPPRALQPPPPPADQGALFDDFTPTSKSPGLAELREQFAAQQHAIAQVPADDQRKQRLQLLLAAESACAIVAVEMQHAGVPWREEVHEQILADVLGPRPPLGHRPPALEMLCNELREILTSPGLNPDSPQDLMRALHRNGIEVKSTRQWELQESKHPAIQPLLAYKKLSRLHTANGWAWLDAWVQDGRFHPEYVVGGVVSGRWASRGGGALQIPRNIRAAVRADPGHKLIVADASQLEPRVLVALAQDTKMAEAARDKDLYAGIAAQGFGGDRSKAKVALLGAIYGATTGESGRLMPQLARTYPRAVGFVEQAAREGEAGRTVTTRLGRSSPPPSQGWLRSQQSTTAEEQRRADNLARSRGRFTRNFVVQGSAAEWASCWLAELRRRLRALDAEGLPSGELVFFLHDEVMVHAQEEAVEACIQAIEESANAAKELMFGRIPVEFPVSVAVVDSYDKAK